AGTGGACGTTTTCCAGGCTGTACGGATTTTTACTAAATTCAGAGATGAAACTGGCAAATTATTCCTTATTAATGACCACTGGGATTTTTCTGCACAATGACTGAAAGCACTGACGGTGAATACAGCAACCAATACATTTTAAGCAGGGTTTTTTGTAACCCCTGTTCAGATTGTGCAGGGCTGTGCAGGGTCAGAACTGGCAGGGAGTCCCCATGGAAGAAGGGTTTCTGTATCTCGAAGGCTCCCCTCCGGAGAACGGCTCAGCCGGCCCAGAGGGCACGTCTGGGCTGTCAGACGTGCAGCAGATCGTGGTGCCCCTGCTGGACGCCCTCATCCTGGCGACGGGGGCGGTGGGCCACAGCCTGGTGGTGCTGATCCTcttgaggaggaggaggagccagCGGCGGCACGGCACCGACACCCTGCTGCTAGCGTTGAGCTTGGCTGACCTTCTCCAGCTGGCCTGCCTGCCCTTCAACACGGCGGCCATCGCCCTGGGCCGCTGGCCCTTCGGAGACGTGCCCTGCAGGCTGGTCAGCTTCCTGGGTGTGGCCTGCTCGTGCGCCAGCGTCTTCACCCTGGCCGCCCTGGCCGTCTCCCGCTACCTCACTGTGGTCCACCCAGCCTGGGCCTACCGCTCCCGCTGCGCCCACAGCCtccgggcggcggcggcggccctCTGGGTGCCCGCAGTGGCCCTGGCGGCGCCCCAGTTTGCGCTCCGCCGGGTGCGCACCACCGGCCAGGTCTACTGCTTCACCTTCCTGTCGGACCTCGGCCAGCTGGTCTACAGCGCCGCGCTCTTCCTCTTCGGCTTCGCCCTGCCGCTCGCCATCATCGTCCTCATGTACGCCAAGATCTATGGCTTCCTGCGTCGCGCCCGCCGCCAGGGCCGCGCCCCCCAGGTGGAGCGCTACCAGGCCCAGGTGACCCGCACCTCGGCGTTGCTGGTCGTGGTCTTCACTCTGTGCTGGCTGCCCTCCTACATCCTCATGTTCTCGCTGGTGGGCCGCACCGTCTCCGAACTCCGGTACGGCGCCTTCCCCATCTCGGCCAGGCTCCTGGCCTCCTCCTCCACCGTAGCAAACCCCATCCTGTACGTCTTCATCTCGCAGAAGTTCAGGCAGGACCTCTGGGCTCTGAGCGGCAGAGGCAGGTGCTGCCGCTGTCCAAAGAGCGGCAGAGACACCGTCAAGCCCTTTAACTCGGTCGAACTGGGACCTCCTGCACGGGGCTCCTGAGAGGACGTTACAGAGCTCATTCCAGACCCAGGGGCAGGGATGGGATTGTGAAACGTGTCTTCCTCTAACTCTGCATGTGCCTGGAACTCTCCAGTACACCTGTACTTGAAGGGATACTAATTCCAAGAAAGAAGAGACCTACAGAACGCAGAAGGCCGCTGTACTGCCTTTGCAGCCGAGCCTCGCACTCCAGTCATGGCATCCTGGGTGCACACTGACAAAGCTGCAGACGTACAGGGCTAACCAAGACTGACTGCAGGCTCGGAGCAAGCCAGACAACAGTACAGGGCCGAAACGCACCATTTACAGTAACACCTGGGGGGCtatcggcttcaacaaaatatatttcagcACCAGACAGAACACATCTCTCCAGACAGGGCAGTTGAGCAAATATGGAGACAACACTCGGGCAAAATGGACTAAAGATCTGAACCTGCCCGTCTGAGCAAAAGATCCAAGATAGGTTACTGCCTTTGAATAGTTTTAAGTTTCAGCATTGATGACTGACAATCATGGCTGCTGTACCCACATATGTATCCATATTAAGGTCACAAGAAAGGTTTCCAGCCATTCCCGATGCCTTCTGATTTGCAAAACTGAAAAGTTTTCAGTTGCACCTGTCTCAAAGAatctgcactgctggaggggacaACTGGAGGTAAAGAGCAGAAATTAAtcacttttttccccacatcAGCTAGCAGTTCTAAGCGGTTCTGTTTTTGCAGGACACTGGAAGGCTGTGAAATCATTACTAAGAAATGGTTAGGGATCGCCTTTCATTGTCAACGTTTATGAAAGCTTGTAACgtgctggaaaacaaaaaaaaaaagccgacAGGCTATAAAGTGGGAGAGGCCTCCTATTCCCACATCTACGGCTCAGACGCGGGGAAGCTAGAAGCTCCCAGCAGCAGTCTGCGGGTCTGTGCCATCACAGCGCAGTGAAGAATGGATTCATCATCCAGTCCCAGAGCTGTCACAGCTCTCTGTtcagcgggggggggggggagacaggCCACAGGCTGACACATTGTCAACAGCCAGGCTCCCATTTCCCGGCAAAATtggaaagacagaaaaacaggTAACAGCCAGAGCAAACAACCGTAAGGCTGACAAACACGTTGTAGGGATTAAACCTGAATCAATTACCTGGTATCTAAATGCGTGCTTTTCATTTCTAGCTCTGTGTTACACAGATCTGCAGCTCAAGTGTTAAAGGTGCTGGAAAATAACCAAGCAGCAATCTATCTGCTCACATAAAGGAACATCCTTAATCACATATCAGTTTCCTTGTTTGTTTACAACTACTAATTTGcttcacagacagggagagaacctggggtcagagcgcagggtcagccattgtacagcgccacCTGaggcagctggggttaagggccttgctcaggggcccaacggagtaggattcctctgccggctgtgggatttgaaccagccacaggtgcagatccttagccacggaGCCACCGCGCCGCCCCAACAGAATATCCCTATTGCTTTGCACAGATAGGAAAATTAGGCTAAAGATGTAACATCCTCAGTTGATAATACTGCACGCTGAACATTTTACATTCACTGACCCTGTTCTCATATGAGCCAGGGAGTCCAGGGGTATAAACCTTCATGGGACTGTGAGCTGGTAATCCCCTCCCATACGGGACAGCTCTGTATCCACCAGCAAGTCAACAGAATAATTTGATAAACGACAGACGAGGACAGCAATAACACTTGATTTTGCCGTCAAGTACAAAGCAAACCCTAGGTTCAGTAGACTACTACTGCTTCCACTCCTCAACTGGCTTTGGCCATTGAGATCCTTGAGATTTTACTACTTAAAATCTGGGAAGGAATGATCAATGCAATAGATGTATAGATGCAATGCACAGAAATACCTCCAACACAGCTACACAGTATGGTGTAGGAGAAAAGCAGGAAAAGAAGTAGTGGGAAGACACAGAAAGCACAGTGGGCAGGTATTGATACTGCAGGGTTATAGGCTTAAGCTCATcttgggggtgggggtgtctcggtctgtgtggagtttgcatgttctccctgtactgtatctatgtGGGTTTTTGCTGGGATCTCCAGTTCCCTCATTTACCTCCTAATGGTTAAATTTGTTAACCatggttaaaaaataatcaaaccatgGTTTAATTGGCGGGTCTAATTGATATTATAAATGCACCCAATACAATTAGAACTGGCCAAATGAGCTTGTTGGACCAATTGTCTTCCTCACAACTTGTGACCCTTCTGATGTTCTGGACCTGGGCAGTGGGGACCTAGAGGGGTTTAAAGGGCATCAGCTGGTGCCACTCACTCTCCACGACGGTCTTGCGGTCTGTGCCATCATCGTTGATCTGCTGGATGTTGCCGAAGTGGATGTCGCTGAAGAAGATGCGGTTGGCGCCCTTGCCCCCGCCGCCCCGGTAGTCGAAGGTCAGCGCGATGACGTTCTTCATGTGCTCCGGGTCCTCGAAGGGCTTGATGGGCGCGTTGAGGTTGCTCTCGTCCGACAGGTGGATGCTCTTGAGGATGGTGCGCTCCGAGTACAGCAGGTAGCCGTCGTAGTCGCGGCAGGCGCGCCCGTCCTCCGCCAGCATGCCGTGGGCGCAAGCGCAGGTCCTCTGCCCGTTACCGCGGTACAGGCACAGCTGCTGGCAGCCGCCGTTGTTGTCCTTGCATATGTTTGTGCCTAGGGGCAGAGAGGGAGGGGTTACTCACCGGTGACAGCAATGTAGTCACTCTTTATCCTGCACACACGCTACAGGCCTTTAACAAGAAACTAAAAAGATGACACTGTGGGTATGATCTTCAGGCGAAAGAGTAACTAGTGCTCTAAATATAAGTGACTCCATTATGATACAGAATTACACATCATCAGATCTTTCCTGGTCTCTGTTGCAGTCCATCTGTTTTGCAGTGTTACTCGTCTGCAAAACAGATGGACTGGAGACACAGCTCCTACATACTGCTGGCTTACAGCAGAGGTCAAGGTTCAATCCATGCCCCTTGAGGCAAGATACAAGTGGGAAGATAAGGTGTCTGTTATAGTGGTGCACAATGCCACAATAATTGGTTGACTGCTATTGGTAGGAGCAAATGCTCATGCTCTTGGAACTTCCTTTCAGTTCTAATGCAAAGTTTCGATTCCTACTAATCCAGCACAATTTTACTGGTCAACAGCGGCAAGGCCAATTAAGCAATTGCACATCTGGCAACTAATTGTCTCTGAAGAATGAACGGCCCCACAGTATGAGCACAGGGGTTCCCTCACCCTGCTGCCTGGCTCTGTTGAAGACCTTGATGTCCTTGAGCTGGACCCCGATGCCCGTTCGCAGGGACACCGAGTCGGTGGCGTTGTCCTTGTTGCCCCTCTTGATCGAGCCGTTGGCGTGGGTCCTGCGGGCAGACGTGTTggaagggagagagggagagggtggGTGCTCACTCAGAAGAGAGGAACTCGGCACACTGTACACAAGAACGGGGGAGAGGGATGAGAGAAGAGACGGCACAAGAAGGGAGAATCGAGAAGGTGTGCAAAGAGATAGAAGGAGGGTTAAATGGGGAGCAGAGGGAttcagagagaagaggagagacagATGACGAGCCTGCTGAGTCCAGGCACCTGTCACTCCAGTAGATGTAGCCCTCGAAGATGGACACAGAGAACATGTCCATGTTGTTGCTGGCCAGCACCACCTCCCGGTTCTCCCCCGTCTCCAGGTTGATGCGCTCGATCTTGTCCATGCGGGCGTCACACCAGTACAGCATGCCCTCCTGGAAAACACGCAGCGGAGAAAGAGATGGTCAGAGTTTTTCAGGAAGGGCACGAGCAATAGAGAgcgagagcgtgtgtgtgtgtgtgtgtgtgtgtgtgtgtgtgtgtgtgtgtgtgtgtgttcggaCCTCGTAGTCGATGGAGATGCCATTGGGCCAGCTAATGCTGACGTTGACCAGCACCGATCTCTGGGAGCCGTCCAGACGTGACTTCTCGATACGGGGGTACAGACCCCACTCTGTCCAGAACAGGTATCTGCAGAGACAGGGAGGCAGGGGTGAGACATACAGAGAGTGAGGGGGATGGGGTGctgggcttttttttccccccacattcTCACCCTTTCGCTGGGTGCACAGTGACGGCACGGGGCTTGTCCAGACCCTGCGAGATCACCACATATCGGAACGAGCCGTTCAGCCGGGCCACCTCGATCACATCGAAACCCTGGTCGGTCCAGTAGATATTTCCTtcaaagagggagagagaaaacgATTGCTCTGCTGTCTGCAAAACTCCCGCTAAAAGGTTCTAGAGTACAGACATGACTATTGCACTGCTGGGAGTCTAGAACAAACtctccagccatgttgttgaaggcgATTCCCTGATTTCCCTCAGGAAACAGCTAGACAAAATCCCCCAATCAGAATGAGAAGCACTAACTTACACAAAGGGTgctgggagtgtggaacaagctacccagccacactgctgaagcCAATTCCCTGACTTCCTCCAAGAAACGGCCGGATGAGATACTTGGTCGAATCAGCTGCTAATAACCAAGAGCTCTGGTTTGTCACCTTTCTTGTAGCAAGCAAGAGGACACACCTTGCTTGCTACAGCAGGTTTCCTTAATGGTTTGTGCTTGGCAGCCCAAcagatttaatttcagtcaaCATTTTGGAAATGAGCAAGAAAGGTCCGTCTGGTGAGGGGGAGACACTGTCGCCACCAACAACGAAGGGGAGGGGAGTCATATGGACTCACCCAGCTGTACCCCTCCCTTTACCTGCGATCCAGTCGACGGCGATGCCCTCCACGCGCCCGATGCCATTGGTCACCACGTCCTCGCGCCAGGTCTGGTCCCGTTTGGCTCGGCTGATGGTGCTCAGACCCATGTCCACCCAGTAGATGGTGTCATTTTCTGTGTGTGGGGTGGCGACAGTAGCAATCAAGATAGCatactgcactgtaccacagACAGCACAAATCCACAAATCCGCAAGACTGGGCCAGACAAAACAACGTAAAATCATTTGTTGTTTCGTAATGCACATAAACAACTTGGAATCAACAACCGTTTCTTCATGTCTCAGCTCAGTGCTACACCTGCTGAACTCACATGGACAGAGTGAGCTGGGGTGTCTACAGGTTCTTTCCAACCCAACTCTAAACAACCTAAATCAGCTGGTTATTGCATTAACAGCAACATATTTTAACAGctcctcccagctcttcaggttctgctgctttAAAGACACCAGGAAAacttgcagacacactgaccccccaggagcaggactggacaccctgcagacacactgaccccccaggagcaggactggacaccctgcagacacactgacccccccaggaacaggactggacaccctgaaGACACACTAACCcccccaggagcaggactggacaccctgcagacacactgacccctccaggagcaggactggacaccctgcagacacactgacccccccaggaccaggactggacaccctgcagacacactgacccccccaggaccaggactggacaccctgcagacacactgacccccccaggaccaggactggacaccctgcagacacactgaccccccaggagcaggactggacaccctgcagacacactgacccccccaggactggacaccctgcagacacactgaccccccaggagcaggactggacaccctgcagacacactgacccccaagGACCAGGACTGAACACAGTTcagcctgcagacacaccaacccccccaggaccagtactgaacaccctgcagacacactgaccccccggCAAtaaggactggacaccctgcagacacactgagccccccaggaccaggactgaacaCCCCTGGGAccagactggacaccctgcagacacactgacccccccaggaacaggactggacaccctgaaGACACACTAACCcccccaggaacaggactggaccccctgcagacacactgaccccccaagaccaggactggacaccctgcagacacactgaccccccaagaccaggactggacaccctgcagacacactgaccccccaagaccaggactggacaccctgaagacacactgacccccccaggagcaggactggacaccctgcagacacactgacccccccaggactggacaccctgcagacacactgacccccaagGACCAGGACTGAACACAGTTcagcctgcagacacaccaacccccccaggaccaggactgaacaCAGTTcagcctgcagacacaccaaCCCCCCCAGGAtaaggactggacaccctgcagacacactgagccccccaggaccaggactgaacaCCCCTGGGAccagactggacaccctgcagacgcACTGACCCCCCTAGGACAGGACTGGGCAGCACTACTCTACAAGTTTGGATACAGCAGGACCAGCACTGATAGGAGAAGAGGTGCAACGCTCAGTAATGGCGGCCTGCGGACGCCCAGTAAGACTCAGAGGGAGAGAGCCTTGGGCAACTAACTCCACCGGTCGCAGTCAGCCTTGGCGAACGACACGGGGGGACAGCAAGTCACTCACCAGCATGgaaatcaatgcccacagccaGCGACGTGCCCGACATTGGCACAAGGGCATCGGACTTGTCAGTGGGCTCCAGGGGGATGCCCCTAATCCCCTCATGGACCGAGTACAGGAGGAACGAGCCCACACCTGgcacagacagagggacagaaaaCTCCATGAGGTGGCTGAGTGGGAGAGGCAGGAAGCAGAGACGTGTAGCACAACACCTGATTTCTTTGCAATTTATTTTGCTTCATAATCACGACCTTTGCCTCTTTTAAAAACCATGATGTTAGTAGTACTTTCTTTAACAAATTAGGTTCCTCGCAGTTTTgtccttaaaggggaactgcagtcccaatttctcagacggGTTAtcaaatctcggtaacaaaatgaATGAACCGACATTCtagaaataaattacaaattccgaattaagcacaaaaccgTGAAcattgtgaaagtactgcaagTCGCCATGCTGTCACAAActcgcattcaagttcccatGAACCATgttgtgatgcagcccttcctgctcactagtcactgtaatgactgatgtactgtgatgtgtaagtgaataagtacaggttgtgcagcagatatttcaccacagaaatgttccaatgtgatctgcatgcagagttgacaagtagtatttgtcccCAAAACCATCTCGAAATCTAAAACAATATTTCGaatgcaatatttctattggattaaaagcaATGTATTCaccagcctgcttgtttacaatgtcatacaGCTGCAACACTGGAAGTGTTGTTGCcgtgttctgaatcgcagaacatggctgTGCGTACCTGGAAATcaaatctattttgtgatgtaaattggccgttttacaagttactgggtagatttgacttttattgtggtttgaaatgcactcagcaATGctaattctttctaacccccgAATTATGAAAAtagcgttgcagttccccttttaaGTATGCCTTGAATCAAACAAGAGCACCTGAAACACACAGAGGTCAGCCCTTGTTAAGGTTTCCAAAAGCTTTACATTCAGGCAGGTGTGGACGAGCCGCCCAGTGGAGGTCGGTCTCAGTCCACTCCGCCGGCTGGGCGCCTCACCCTCGCAGGACTGCTGCCCGCTCCTCAGGCTGTAACCCGCGGTGCACATGCAGGCGCGCGTGGTGGGCGAGGTGGGCAGGCACAGCTGGGAACAGTCCCCGTTGTTCTTGCTGCAGAGGTTGGTACCTGGGGAGAGGGCAGGTGAAAGTGAGGCACCTGATCCCGACACCTGCACAGCATCCACGGAAAAATACAAGGTTACTGCCGCACCACGGCATCCTGCAATGGTTTTTATTCCTAAATCCTTGTGGTTTTCTTCAAATGATCTGGGGTCTCCAGCTCAACTATGCTCCAAGAGAAGTGCttgtcagttcagttcagttcatttGTGCAAGGCCATGAAATGCTCATTTGCATGTacgctccaatacaaagacattaaggaaacgcctaaacaaacacagaacagcagcagcagcaacgaCAGCAGAGTTCAATTACATACAACTTAAATACAAGTCAGCACAAGCAGTGTGCAAGAAACAAACATCAGTGTGAGTCGGTGGTAGAGGCGGAGCTCAATAATCCGACATTTTATGGGAAGAAACCGTCTCTGAATCTAGAGCTGCAAGccgttatgctcctataacgctTACCAGAGggcaggggagaggggagaggggagaggggagagaaaagTGAGAGGCGCCATTTGCATCGCAAGTGATCAGAGGAGGACAGACACATCAGCACTGCAGCACTGCAGACTCACAGGCAGTAGGATCGCTACTGCATCAGAACATCAAATGCAGAGGTTAACTATTTGGCCCATTAAGCTCATTTGGTTCTTTCTCCAGTCCTATAACCAGAGGTGGCAATAAGGAAAACAATCTCCCTCCACAGACGGAGAACATTTAGTATCGTCAATCAGACCTGATGGGCAGCAGTGTCGACCACCATCACACACACTGTTAACTGTGCATTCCCTGGCCAATTCAAACACACAATCCTGGCGCCGTAGGAAGCTCCAGTCACTGTCAGCCCAGTCTCTAACCACCAAAATCTGGACTCTAGGGCTTCACCCTGCAGCCACATCCCCCTTGGTTTTCTCTGGACCCCGAGTTCCAGTATCAAGATGCAGCCAGGCATGGCTGTCATGGTGTCCTCACCCTGCTGCGCAGTCTCGTTGTACACTTTCATGTGCATCATGGGAGACGTGCTGTTCCGCAGCACCTTCCAGTTCCCTCCGTCCTTCTTGTCACAGGTTCCTATCTGGTCTGTGCCCTG
Above is a genomic segment from Lepisosteus oculatus isolate fLepOcu1 chromosome 1, fLepOcu1.hap2, whole genome shotgun sequence containing:
- the gpr196 gene encoding galanin receptor type 1, producing the protein SAGPEGTSGLSDVQQIVVPLLDALILATGAVGHSLVVLILLRRRRSQRRHGTDTLLLALSLADLLQLACLPFNTAAIALGRWPFGDVPCRLVSFLGVACSCASVFTLAALAVSRYLTVVHPAWAYRSRCAHSLRAAAAALWVPAVALAAPQFALRRVRTTGQVYCFTFLSDLGQLVYSAALFLFGFALPLAIIVLMYAKIYGFLRRARRQGRAPQVERYQAQVTRTSALLVVVFTLCWLPSYILMFSLVGRTVSELRYGAFPISARLLASSSTVANPILYVFISQKFRQDLWALSGRGRCCRCPKSGRDTVKPFNSVELGPPARGS